A window from Pongo abelii isolate AG06213 chromosome 6, NHGRI_mPonAbe1-v2.0_pri, whole genome shotgun sequence encodes these proteins:
- the LOC100446476 gene encoding LOW QUALITY PROTEIN: olfactory receptor 9A2 (The sequence of the model RefSeq protein was modified relative to this genomic sequence to represent the inferred CDS: inserted 3 bases in 3 codons), with amino-acid sequence MMDNHSNATEFHLLGFPGSQGLHHILFAIFFFFYLVTLMGNTVIIVIVCVDKRLQSPVYFFLNHLSALEILVTAIIVPXMLWGLLLPGMQTVSFSTCITQLFLWXTTEFALLGVMAVHCYVAVCNPLKYNIIMNSSTCIWXVIVSWVFGFLSEIWPVYATFQFTLHKSNSLDHFYCDQGQLLKLSCDNSLFTEFILFLMAVFILIGSLRPTIVSYTYIISTILKIPSASGQRKAFSTCASHFTCVVIGYGSCLFLYMKPKQTQGVKYNKIVSLLKAETGSLLVSVLTPFQNPFIFTLRNDKVKEALRDGMKHCCQLLKD; translated from the exons ATGATGGACAACCACTctaatgccactgaattccacCTTCTAGGCTTCCCTGGGTCCCAAGGACTACACCACATTCTTTTTgctatattctttttcttctatttagtgACATTAATGGGAAACACGGTCATCATCGTGATTGTCTGTGTGGATAAACGTCTGCAGTCCCCTGTGTATTTCTTCCTCAACCACCTCTCTGCCCTGGAGATCCTGGTCACAGCCATAATTGTCC TGATGCTTTGGGGATTACTGCTTCCTGGGATGCAGACAGTATCTTTCTCTACATGTATTACTCAACTTTTCCTGT TGACCACGGAGTTTGCATTACTTGGAGTGATGGCTGTGCACTGTTATGTGGCTGTGTGTAACCCTTTGAAGTACAACATCATTATGAACAGCAGTACCTGTATTT GTGTAATAGTGTCATGGGTGTTTGGATTTCTTTCTGAAATCTGGCCGGTCTATGCCACATTTCAGTTTACCTTGCACAAATCAAATTCATTAGACCATTTTTACTGTGACCAAGGGCAACTTCTCAAACTGTCCTGTGATAACTCTCTTTTCACAGAGTTTATCCTTTTCTTAATGGCTGTTTTTATTCTCATTGGTTCTTTGAGACCTACGATTGTCTCCTACACCTACATTATCTCCACCATCCTCAAGATCCCGTCAGCCTCTGGCCAGAGGAAAGCCTTCTCCACTTGTGCCTCCCACTTCACCTGTGTTGTGATCGGCTATGGCAGCTGCTTGTTTCTCTACATGAAACCCAAGCAAACACAGGGAGTCAAGTACAATAAGATAGTTTCcctgttg aaagctgaaactggatccctgttGGTTTCTGTGTTAACCCCCTTCCAGAATCCTTTCATCTTTACTCTCCGGAATGACAAAGTCAAAGAGGCCCTCCGAGATGGAATGAAACACTGCTGTCAACTCCTCAAAGATTAG